TTCCTTTTGATGATCTCCCGGGTGAGCTGGACCTTTCCAGTGCTTGGATCCACTCCAGCGAGGGGCACCATGACTTCTCCAATCACATCATCTCGAGAGAAACGATCAAAGCTCAACACCAGGAAGTGAAGTACCAAATCCTGGAGCTGGCTGTAGGGAATCCCATAGAAGGTAAAGGTCTCGTCAAAGACAGGGTCCAGGGTCTTGCGCAACACACGAGTCTTCACTCGATGCCTTTTGTCTGGAAGGATCGTCATCTTGATGTAGGGGTCAGAGCCCTGAGTCTGCTCATCCATCACTGGCAGCCCATGGGCCTCTTGAATGGTCACCACTAATGCTTTTTTGGGGAAATTGTAGTCCACTGAGAGAGTCAGTGTTCCCAGCAGGACATCCTCTTCTGGGGAAGATGGGGAGGAGATTTTGCTCCCACCTGGAGTGATGCTTTGATCTGGACTTAGTTCATCTCCGTAATCCACTTTTATTGGGAGCTGGTCAATACACAGGGCTGCATTCATCCCATTTGGTGCCTTCTCAGAGCCCACTAAACCAGCTTCTGCAGCATCTACCAAAAGGTTTCCTCTTCCAGTCTCCTTGACAGTGCCATTCTTGTCTCTGCGGATCCGGATAATCTTCTTCTTGTTACTCAAGGTCTCCGGATAGATACTAATGCCTTTCAGCATGTGAATGAATTTGTAAGGGGGGGGGTTGTGCTTTTTTTCTGCTTGCTGGTGGCAGCATGTCCACACAAACACTGTTACTGAGACAGATACCACAAGGACCGTGGCACCAATAAGTCCTGCCACAATCGGAGGCACATCTGTAAAGGAGACAAAACAATTAGGGATGAGAGAGTCCCTTAGGATGAGTATGTTCATACAGCACTTAAAAAAAGCATGTTATGCTAATTAAAATATCCGCTACACCTCGTACAACCAATGAACCTCTCAAGTAAATATGGTCTATGTATTACTCAAAGATCTTGGTGACAGAAATTCCTTTGGAGTTTGACATTATTTCTCTAAAATTGTTCTTTTCCATGTGGGAGTCAGTTCCCCACACTTATAGATGCCCTAGGTTTTGCTTAATAACATCTTCAAATTTTTATTGCCTTATCCTCTCAAATCAATTTTGTATGCCATCACCATCACTGTCAGCATTGCTCTAGTAAAAGTGTTTACTAGGGAACTACAGTTTCATGGGCCATAAGAGGTGCTCTCACACTTTATAGCTTCTTTAAGAATAGTACTTGTTTCTATTTCAATATCAGCAGTTGAGTAATAAGTAGTTACACTATTTAGAATCCAGAGTTATGTCACACTtaagtaattttaaatattaaacattttggcCCTAAAATAATTAACTGTTAGGACTATAAcctcccacttcttcagatacttGAATCTCAGACACTGCTATAGATTTTGGAGACTGGCAATTGTAATTttgtatatattaaaaatttaCAAAACTTGTCTCCATTTATATAAggattttcatcctgaaggatcccataGCATTTTATGAGCCTTACAGAGTACACATAGAGGAATCACTTCATTGATCACTAAATGCAACTGTTTCTGGGATGGAAAGTGGTAGCTGGGTAAGAGTGCATGTTGACGCTAGACAAGAGTGTAAGGTAGGAAGTGTAGTATTTCATAAAAGTCAACCTGCTAAGAGAATTTTAGTAAGTCTCACCACTTGGTTAAAATCTAACATCTCTCCTTTTGAAAAGAGTGTTATGTGATATGAAATGCCCACAAGTGTGTGTCATCCAAAAGTTTATTTCTACGTTAACCATTCCCATTTATGGATAATGAATTTCTCTGCTTCCACACCTTTCTCAGTGTCATTACCTGTTGTCTTCCATATTTTGGTAGACTGGCAGCTGCACCCAAAGGATGGGACACACAacctcccaggttattgaatattccagatcttacccaaatacatgctacagccaattcttattaactaaactaaaatttattaaaaaacaagccagagtatggttaaaagattaatatacatacagacatgagttcaattcttaagattcagattcatagcagagatggtgaattttgtagttgcaaagagttctttcagaaatagcccataggttatagtccaatgtttatattTCAGGGTGATCCAGGACTTggttacactggagagttgcagcgctggtggtgagtttacagtgctgcaacttagtaactgtccacacctgcaaggcacatccagagCTGCAACTCcttggctgcagcgctggctgtacacctggtctgcttggggtgtaatgattgcagcgctgctcatcaagtgtggccaccaaaagcgctgttattagcctccagggtattaggaggtatcccagaattcctgtccacaacaaaccagaagaatggctgaactccgagctccccggagctacttatctaaaaaacaaacacagctgctctttgctccagcaagcgagcagaggcaggggaattgctttggaatgttcacagcagtttgcttgaggagagaggggaatccgtgttgagcagctgcttatgtggtctgaaggctatttaggagtgcataatttgcatttagtgaataagagaggggtgggggaaggagtcaaaacttttaaaatgattgaaggtaggtgctgtgtatcttccagtccttagaacttgcaaggcagggagctgagaacagtgtcagctccaaaagtCCActctctcagggtatggctacacttgaaatttcggagcgctgccatggcagcgctttgaagtgtgagtgtggtcggagcgccagcgctgggagagagctctcccagcgctgcacgtaaaccacatcctctacgggtgtagcttgcagcgctgggagcgttgtggcactgtttacactgaggctttacagcgctgtatcttgcagcgctcagagggttttttttttcacacccctgagcgtgaaatctgcagcactgtaaagtgccagtgtagccaaggcctcggTCTCCCCcgtgctccctgtcacactccaccccaccccccgttttgaaaagcacgttacaGCCGCTTGAacgctgagatagctgcccacaatgcaccactcccaacagcgctgcaaatgtggccacactgcagagctggtagctgtcagtgtggccacactgcagcgctttccctacacagctgtacaaagacagctgtaactcccagcgctgtacaactgtaagtgtagccatacccccagttaGAACTGGAATCTCAGTCCTTATGGCCTAAGCTTCCACTGTATGaagcctcaagcagatctgagatgaacaggatcaggacccaaggatcttttatacaatttcatgtcctctttgacaaGCTGGAGTTCCTCCaagaacaaaaaataattaggatgactttgaaggaggtccatcaccagtACTTGGCTacagaattaacataaggcaatttgaTTGTTCCTTCACCATTCACAGATGacttgctatacatttcaaagagagatgaggtgtttacaattcatttaaatgctaggatgttctttgATCTCTGAatgatcagaatacagcatagacaggggcCTGTTGATTACATTATTGACCATTACCCAGGTCATCATACCCTCAACGTGAGACTGTGTGGAAGGGAGAAATTAAAGCTCCTGGATACAATTTAAGGACCTTTCAACATTGATATGTGCTGTGTTTACATTGAATTCTTAGTAAGGCCAAATTATTGATGCGTGTTTTGGCCCAAGTTAGAACCTTAGTCCATGCTTTGTGTAACACTTGTGATTCCAGGGTTTAGCCTAGGTGCTCTTCAGAGAGCACTTACTCTGGCATTCAGCCATGAAGGCTGTGAGGTGTTatatctcagtttccctttttttgCACAGCACATTGGGTCCACAGTGTCTTTTCTCCTGTGTACAGTTTCAAGATTAGATACAGGCATTAACTGTGAAATATCAGTATCATAAGGCCTTTTAACAAAGTGTGTTCTTATGTATCACTCTTAACATGTTCAAGGGTTTTTTCAAAAGattaggcacattgtacatttttacagtttttggtATTAGCCAACATGTTAGTTACAATTATTAGCAATAATATTAACATTAGTTCTATCGTGTGTACCTTTGCAATCATTTTTGTCATACCAAGCCTTTTGTTTAGACAAATCATTTGTTAGGTTAGCTTGTTCAATATCCCTTTTGaacctaaggccttggctacactggcactttacagtgctgcaacttactcgcttgggtatgaaaaaacacacccctgagcgcagcaagttacagcgctgcaaagcgccagtgtaaacagtgccccagcgctggaagcacagctcccagcactgcaagctaatccccacagggagatggagtacctgcaggctgggagagctctcttccagtgctggcgccacgaccacactcgcacttcaaagcgctgccgcggcagtgctcccgcgacagcgctttggagtttcgagtgtagtcAAGCCCTTAGTAGCTTTTTCTTTACTTTAGGATTTTTCTTAACATTGGATGTCAGTTTAACCACTTCTTTGAAGCTTTAGTATTTGAGAGATGAGGGAGGCAAGTTTGTAAGGAcgttttgctttttaagagttagcttgctttttttttttttttttttctcagctagAAAACTTGTATGGACATCATTCCTTAAAGAGACCCAACCATTTTCTATCAGTATGTCTTAACTACAGTTCTGCTTTTCACCAAGCAATTTCTGCATCCACAACGTATCAGATgcactagagcagtgtttctcagttTTATATTGGTGActcttttcacacagcaagcctgtgagtgtgaccccctttatAATTTAAAAGGcttctttttatatttaacactattacaaATGCTGGAGTTGAAGTggtttttgggggtggaggctgacagctcacgcccccccatgtaataaccttgtgaccctcctgagggggtcacgacccccagtttgagaacccctgcactagagctTACTAAGAAATGACATGACAAATCCAAAGTATCTATGGGTCTATTCATAAGGCTGCTCTGCTGTGTAAAACCAGGAATACAGACTCTTTCTTCAACCTGAGACACAGACTGTTTGTTCACTTTGGAAAAATCTACTGTGAATAGCTTAAAGGAAGCCTCCTTTAAGCTATTCACAGTAGATTTTTCCAAAGCAAATTCAGTggattcattttcatttgaaagaCTTTGGCCATTAGGCACCAACAGACTTTCCTCAGAAGAGAGACTGTTTACTATCAACAGTGGCCCATTAAGAGTCAATGGAAACAATTTCTTTTCATAGACTTCACCAAGAAATTCCTTTCCTTCTGCAATATCATGCATTGCAACAGATTCTTTCTGAGCTTTATTTATGTCCAGAGCTGACTTTGGCACAACAGACAAATCACCAACCTCCTTCTGAGTTTCACATGcatccagaatcacctctggcccaTCAGGAGGATTCTtcaatcccctttcaggtaaacTGCTAGACTTCATAGTCCAAAGATTAGAAGCATTCTCTTCCTTGTTAAAAGTTTCCACACTGTCAGTGGGTAACATAGTTAAATCACCTTCATGctttccttgtgccctggctataTCAACCTGATCAGACAAGGCTGTCATATCTTTACCCAGCAACACACTAGCAACAGGCAAAATAAAAGCACCAGAATCGCTTGGTTTCTGGGAGCTACTTATGACAttaactggatgcaacctagttaTAATGTCATTATCCCTCGTAGACACAAATTTAGGACCActtccttcctgggctttagttgTATCCAGAATCAACTCCAAGTTAAATAATAAATTTTCAACCATCATAGGCTGACAGGCTTCTTCTGTTTGCTTTACAGACAGAACTAGAGAGACACTGTTTCTCAGCAGGCATGCTGCTATTCAAAACAGACAATTGGAGATATCGTTCTCTTTGTCTCAGCACCCATGGCTGATTTCAGACACATACCCAGACAGTGATGACAGCTTCCTTATCAGGCAAGTTGCCACTCCCAACAGATAAACTGCTATTCTCCATAGATAAGAGTCTAATTACACTGAGCTGCTTTAAACAAATAATCTCCCTTTTTAGGCTCACTTTCACAAACTTCACTTGCTGACAGTTCATCACTTACCAAGACTgtaccctttccttcctcagttagggctttaATCTGATCACCAGCTCTAGAGAAACATTTCCCTGAGCCTTATCTAATAGCAGATTTACTTCTGAGATATCAGACACTCAGAAATTTCTTCCACATACACACTGCCTTCTTGCACAAACAGCTATCTTCATCAGACAAGCATTTGGAAAAACACTCCATAGGCAAGTCTTTGCCCTCTAATAGACACAGGTTCAGGATTATTCTTTCCTGTGACTGATTTATATCAACCTGATTGAACAAAGTTTTAATATCATTCCCAATCAAAAGATCCTTAGGCAATAACTGTCCTTCACCATCTATAACTTCATATTTAACATTTAATTCAAGGTAGATTTTGGTTAAAGGCACACTTACAGTAAACTCAGAGGATTACAATATTCACACACTGGTCTGGTAAGtaatcttcctctttgacaaAATCTGCTTTAACAAGAGTGATGTTAGTAGCTGTAACTTGCCCTAAATAGCTTTTAGCATTGACTTTTACATTCTCTGCACAAGTAATGGGGTTACCTTCACCTGAGATCACAGAAAAATCATTTACATAAAAGGTGGCAGTGTTGGGGTATATTTGGTTACATACAGAAAACAGCTTAGAGTCAAACAACATAGTTACAAACTGGACAGATTCTATCCCCATCTTTGTTGTTGAGAGGAGCTGGCTTTTCAGGATAAGTTCCTGTTGTTCCTTTATTCTCTTGAATTGGACCTTAAGTCTGTTCACTTTTGCGTTAGCTTTTAGTTCCTGCAATCAAATATATGCCAATCTCTGTTCATGTTCAAAACACAGGTGTTCTCTTTCCATATCAattattttttgcctttccagAAACTGAAGATATGCCATTCTTTGTTCAAACTTCTGCTGGTTTCTCACTCCAAGCATTTTCACTGGGTCTGCTTCCTTATCACTGGTAATTAACAGATTTTCAATTCCTGCTCTGGGGCTTTTTTCTTAAAAGACAACCCCCTCTGTGAGCACAATTCTTCCAGGCTTTTTCTGTCAGGATCATGGGTCACTCACTGTAACTGATTTTCCCTTAAACTCTCCAATATCCAACATTAATTTTTGACAAGTGTATGGTTCTGATCCAAAAACCCAATTAACCTGTGGTAATGTGTATCGTAGCACAACTACACCACTGTGGCCAGGGTCCCAGTGGGGGCCAGCTGTGATCACTCAGGGTGaattgcaaagaatggggcaaacAATCCCCAAAAAGCTGGTggctattccaatacttagatttacgaagccagcacaaaacagcttctttattaccttactggttactcagaagtccaaacaacacagttcccttaaaatgatccagcctcaggcctccatccaggtacctaagtcaaatatgatgatttctgaaaatctattTCATCATATCAAAGAAAAGGTTctgccaatcccaaaggatcggacacattacctctcAGGTTATTGAATagtccagatcttacccaaatacacgctacaaCCTATTCTTATTAgcaaaactaaaatgtattaaaaaacaagagagagtatggttaaaagagcaatatacatacagacatgagttcagttcttaaaattcagattcatagcagagatggtgagctttgtagctgcaaagagttctttaagaaatagtccataggttatagtccaatgtttatattTCAGGGTGATCCAGTTAGAACTGGGATATCAGTCCTTAATGGCGTAAGCTTCCAGTGTATGAAGCCTCAAGCAGATGTGAGAtgaacaggatcaggacccaaggatcttttatacaatttcatgtcctcaTTGACAAGCTGGAGTTCTTCCGGGAACAAAAgataattaggatgactttgaaggaggtccatcaccggTACTTGGctatagaattaacataagggaatttgcttgttcctccaccattcgcagatgatttgctatacatttcaaagagagatgaatacagagtGATCCCATGCTTACAATTCTTTTAAATGCTAGGGTGTTCTTTTGATAATCTGGatgatcagaatacagcatagacagggactgttgattacattgttgccCATTATCCATATACATGCAAATACTCAAAAACATAACCATTTCTTCCCCACATGTCTTTAAGGATCCAGCTTGAGTcgtttattttgcaggatgtttaaccctttttagCCATGTGTCACACCATCATTACCACCAGTTCAGCTCCACCAATGGAAGCAATGGTGAAAGCATTAAAGTAGACAGGGTTCCAGGTGGCTTCTGGTGATTTAAACACTGAGTTTGTCTGTCTTTGCTCAGAGCAGgcctcaagtttaaaaaaaaaaaaaaaaaaagtttatttgcaattactaaaatataaaatattctaaATTACAGGAAATTGCACTTGCTAGTCTAAAATTTGCCAGGAGGGTGATGACCACTATTTATTGCCTCCCTATTTTTGCTTTCCTAGCTACAGGCCTGTGTGATTTTAATTGTGACACATATTGCAATGCCATGCACTATCTTTGGGGTCCATTCTATGAAATTTATTAATGGTTTATGCAGGATAGTGTTCTACTCCATGGTGGAAGCTTACCATGgatcctccaggaactaaaaagaGTAAGGGAGTAATTATAAGGGTGTGATTACCCCAGAGATTGTAAACAACTCCAAAGAAACACCACCCCCATGGGTGTTTGAATATACTGATTGAAACTTGATTTTTCCAGAGATTTGGACAAAGAGAGGGCTTTCGGTATAAAAAGCTGATACATGGCTTTCTTTGGATTTGGCAAACAGACAGGACTCACTTGTGGAAGGTTTGGATGGCCCTTGACTTACTGGAACTTTGATGGATGGCTAGCTTTTAGCATGCATATAGGAACCTTTATTTTTTAATGGCTTCCCTGTACTGTTTTTGACCTATGTAGAAATGTGTTTGCTTGGAAGAATGGTGTGTTGTCACTGGTAAAAACACTAATTGTCTTCTGAGATAAAATAACATATGGGCTGGACATTAGGCAGAGGGGCTTGCCAGGGATATAACTGTGCAAGGCGGGGAGATTTGCAGCCTTAAACCCCGCctccctggtcagaagggagtgagaCAAGGGTTACTGCCCACAGAAAGGTGACAGCTGAATACCAGAGATCTGACTGGGCACTTCTGAATTAGACCACAGAGGGGAACAGAAGTATAGCTACCCTGAAACTGTGGCACTAATAAAAATTTTTTAcattcagggttgtgaaaaatagACATTTTTGTTACAGGTATAAAAGAAAAGACTAATGATATCCCCCTGTGGTTCTTGTGCCTTCAAAGATTCTCTTGAAGTTTGATGGATTTTGGGAAATTGTGTTGTCTTGGACTCTGGTTTTCTTCTGCATTAAGATCTGCATGCACTGAGATTGACTGATGGGGAAGCCCAAGGTCTTGTCTGCATAAAACAGCAGTCTGAAGTCCCAGCAGACACACTAGCTCCATCTGCACTTGAGATTTGCATTATTACAAGCAAACAGTTTGGCTGAACTTTGTTACTTTTCATGGTGCATCTCATCTAGTGTAATGCTGTTCAGAGTGTCTGAACCCTCCAGTCACTGCAGTAGCAGACATTGCGGTTGCCTATCACCAAGGATCCTAGTTTTCTGTGATACAAAAACCAAAATTTtccaataaaaacattaaaatccaCATTTTTTCACAATGAAAATTAAATGCTAAACTGTAGTTACTCTAGCCACGCTATATACACGTATTACTTGAACACACtcttttattgatatatttacaattttcaagctgacagcccaagccctgcctatTCTCCTGATTATTTGACCTGCCCCTATTCCCAATTAGATCAGATAATCGAGGTCCCAttctatgtttttatttttcacaaaatttaAAAACTAATGATTCTCTTTAAAAACGCAGATTCTGTGTTTTTCTCTGGCAAACAGGCTGGGATCCTAGAGATCTATCACACCACACTAAGAAGTTGCATTTTGATAGCTCATGACAGCCCAGGTTGATGGTTTTCTTTACAAACAAAAAGGGCTTGGAGACTTTTTTATGAAAGTTGACATTTTGTAGTAGAAGATGGCCACCTAAAAAATGCTAGCTTGCCAAGTTGCTCTATGCAGccatgggagctctgagccctttaaatccagccccagcccagccgccggagctgcgggtaggattcaaagggctctggctgcctgctgcagcagggagcccagagccctttaaatctccgccGTGGAAGCCAGTGCGGTCtggcacggtgtactggctcttgccagcaCACTctcagactttagggtcagaagggaccaatatgatcatctagtctgacctcctgcacaaagcaggccacagaatcctacccatccacttctataacaaactcctaacctacgtctgagttattgaagtcttcaaattgtggtttgaagacctcaagctgcagagaatccaccagcaagtgacccatgccccacgctgcagaggaaggcgaaaaacctccagggcctctgtcaatctgccccggaggaaaatttcttcccgatcccaaatatggcaatcagctaaaccctgagcatgtcggcaagactcaccagccagcactcaggaaagaattctctgcagtaactcagatcccatcccatctaacatcccatcacagaccactgggcatacttacctgctgataatcaaagatcagttgccaaaattaagctatcctatcataccatcccttccataagtttatcaagcttagtcttaaagccagatatgtcttttgcc
The genomic region above belongs to Gopherus evgoodei ecotype Sinaloan lineage chromosome 24, rGopEvg1_v1.p, whole genome shotgun sequence and contains:
- the SYT11 gene encoding synaptotagmin-11 isoform X2, whose translation is MAEIASVRPGLDVPPIVAGLIGATVLVVSVSVTVFVWTCCHQQAEKKHNPPPYKFIHMLKGISIYPETLSNKKKIIRIRRDKNGTVKETGRGNLLVDAAEAGLVGSEKAPNGMNAALCIDQLPIKVDYGDELSPDQSITPGGSKISSPSSPEEDVLLGTLTLSVDYNFPKKALVVTIQEAHGLPVMDEQTQGSDPYIKMTILPDKRHRVKTRVLRKTLDPVFDETFTFYGIPYSQLQDLVLHFLVLSFDRFSRDDVIGEVMVPLAGVDPSTGKVQLTREIIKRNIQKCISRGELQVSLSYQPVAQRMTVVVLKARHLPKMDITGLSDPYVKVNVYYGRKRIAKKKTHVKKCTLNPIFNESFIYDIPVDLLPDISTEFLVIDFDRTTKNEVVGRLILGAHSITPGGVEHWREVCENPRKQIAKWHSLSEY
- the SYT11 gene encoding synaptotagmin-11 isoform X1; protein product: MAEIASVRPGLDVPPIVAGLIGATVLVVSVSVTVFVWTCCHQQAEKKHNPPPYKFIHMLKGISIYPETLSNKKKIIRIRRDKNGTVKETGRGNLLVDAAEAGLVGSEKAPNGMNAALCIDQLPIKVDYGDELSPDQSITPGGSKISSPSSPEEDVLLGTLTLSVDYNFPKKALVVTIQEAHGLPVMDEQTQGSDPYIKMTILPDKRHRVKTRVLRKTLDPVFDETFTFYGIPYSQLQDLVLHFLVLSFDRFSRDDVIGEVMVPLAGVDPSTGKVQLTREIIKRNIQKCISRGELQVSLSYQPVAQRMTVVVLKARHLPKMDITGLSGNPYVKVNVYYGRKRIAKKKTHVKKCTLNPIFNESFIYDIPVDLLPDISTEFLVIDFDRTTKNEVVGRLILGAHSITPGGVEHWREVCENPRKQIAKWHSLSEY